In Pyrus communis chromosome 8, drPyrComm1.1, whole genome shotgun sequence, one genomic interval encodes:
- the LOC137742086 gene encoding CASP-like protein 5A2, with translation MNVSHGSVHPVEDVPTTDGAGPNPLRVRMKDLPGMPGTPGGLVLRLAQFFFSAAALVVMATTSDFPSVTAFCYLVAATGLQCLWSLSLGIVDVYALLVRRSLQNHGVVCLFTLGDGVTSTLTFAAACASAGITVLIDNDLDGCARNHCAQFETATAMAFISWFAALPSFLLNFWSLASR, from the exons ATGAACGTGAGCCATGGGTCGGTTCACCCAGTTGAAGATGTACCCACCACAGATGGGGCCGGCCCGAACCCGCTCCGGGTCCGAATGAAGGATCTTCCGGGCATGCCCGGCACCCCGGGCGGCCTCGTCTTGCGCCTCGCCCAGTTTTTCTTCTCCGCCGCCGCGCTTGTCGTCATGGCCACCACCTCCGACTTCCCCTCCGTCACCGCGTTTTG CTACCTTGTTGCAGCTACTGGTTTGCAGTGCTTGTGGAGCTTGTCGTTGGGCATTGTTGACGTTTATGCCCTTCTAGTAAGGCGTTCTTTGCAGAACCATGGAGTTGTGTGCTTGTTCACCCTCGGCGATGGG GTGACCTCCACTCTTACATTTGCTGCTGCTTGTGCTTCTGCGGGCATCACAGTTCTCATTGACAATGATCTTGATGGCTGTGCCCGCAACCATTGTGCACAATTTGAAACAGCTACAGCCATGGCTTTCATATCCTGGTTCGCTGCATTACCATCTTTTCTCTTGAATTTCTGGTCACTGGCATCTCGATGA